In Rhizorhabdus phycosphaerae, the genomic stretch TCGACGTCATCGCCGGGCACCTGACCGAGATCAACGTCACCTCCCCCACCGGGATCGTCGCGATCGACCGCTTCAACGGTACCAACACTGCCGCGCTGATCTGGGACGCCATCGAGGGACGCCTGCGCGCTCGATAATCGGATGAGCGACTGGATCCAGCGGCTGATCGCCGATGGGGGTTATTTCGGCCTCTTCCTGCTCATGCTGGCGGAGACGGTCTTCCCACCCATTCCGTCCGAAGTCATCATGTCGATGGCCGGCCTGCAGGCAGCGAAAGGCATTCTTTCGCTCCCCGGCGCCATTCTGTCTGGTTCGGCGGGCGCCATGCTCGGCAACCTGCTCTGGTACCTGCTCGCCCGCGGCCTAGGCATGGACCGGCTTCGCCCGTTGATCGAACGATATGGCCGCTGGCTGACGATGGACTGGGGAGAGGTCGATCGCGCCGAGCGATGGTTTGCGCGCCACGGCTATCTGATCGTTTTCGTCGGGCGGATGATGCCGACCCTTCGTTCGCTGATCTCGGTGCCCGCCGGTCTGCTGCGCATGCCCATACTGCCCTTCGCCCTCTCGTCCGCGCTCGGCACGATCGGCTGGTCGGCGATGCTGGCCCTTGGTGGCTGGGTGCTGGGCACCCGCTTCTCGCAGATGGAGGCCTGGCTCGACGTCGCTGCGACGGCGGCGCTGATCCTCATGGCCGGGCTGTATCTGTGGCGCCTGGCGACATGGCGGCGGTCGCGCTGACCGCAGGGGGTCAGGCCGAAGCGCGCAGCACCAGTTCCGGCTCCATCACGACCGAGTCACAGGCATCCCCGGCGATCCGGCGGAACAGCCGGTCGACCATCTCGAATGCGCCACGCCTGATGTCCTGACGGATGGTCGTCAGTGCCGGGCTGAATTGCGCGGCGGTCGGGACATCGTCATAGCCGATCACCGAAACGTCCGCCGGGACGGCCAGTCCCCGGTCGGCCAGCGCGCGAACGGCCGCCATCGCGATGACGTC encodes the following:
- a CDS encoding DedA family protein, whose product is MSDWIQRLIADGGYFGLFLLMLAETVFPPIPSEVIMSMAGLQAAKGILSLPGAILSGSAGAMLGNLLWYLLARGLGMDRLRPLIERYGRWLTMDWGEVDRAERWFARHGYLIVFVGRMMPTLRSLISVPAGLLRMPILPFALSSALGTIGWSAMLALGGWVLGTRFSQMEAWLDVAATAALILMAGLYLWRLATWRRSR